Part of the Quercus robur chromosome 5, dhQueRobu3.1, whole genome shotgun sequence genome, GGGTGCGAAACAAGTTCTCCGGGAAGTGGATATGTGGGCTGTGTACTGAAgcagtgaaggaagagatggAGAAGAATGGAGGGAAGAGTGAAGAGGCTTTGAGTGCACATATGAGTGCATGTGTTAGGTTTAACAAGTTTGGTAGGGCTTATCCAGTTTTGTTCCAAGCTGAGGCCATGAGGGCAATGTTGAAGAAGAGCAAATTGGAAGGGAGAGGTGTGAGGGCTAAGTCTATTAGTCCTAGAGACAAAGGAGGGCAAAAGAAGGGTGGGATTGCTCGAAGTTCAAGTTGTATTCCAGCGATCACAAGGGAGATCAGTGATCTCACCATGGCCAATTGAGCCTTTAAAAGGCTCCTGCATTCCTATCTATCTTTGGAGGGACATGATTCTTTATATTTGTGAACATGTTCCTTCTCTATTCTAACTAGTATATGTATATTTCTCCATTTAAACCTTTTTAAAGCCCTATGCTTGGATTTTGCTAATTCCACAATGAAAATCCAGATGTCCCTCCTTAAGCTTGGATACTCATTCACCATCTATTTTGTGGACCAACCATTTAGTTACCTTACCAAGGTTTTTTTGAGTTAGTCCAAAGTTTTAGTGCATCTTTCTTCTATGGGGCTTTTTGACAATTCCTTGCGTGATTTGGTTCTGACTTTCCCATCTCTTATACCTTCTAGGGTTATGTAGTAAACGAGGTTCAAAACCTTAAATCTCACCCCTCCAAGGTTTTTATGGGTTGGACCAAATGCTCATTTACAAGCCATTTACCCTACTTTTTCACCTTCCCTTTTTTTGGGTTATGGGCACTCTGTCAGTCTTTCTTATTCCCTTGCTAGTTCATGCATGTTAACTATAAATATGGTCATCCAACAATTACGTATATGCCAAATTAACGTCAGTGATTGTGTTACATTAAACTTACAATCTGTGAGTAACAAAGGCTTTAGTTGTTAGATGTTGTGAAGAGCTGCCACCATATGTTCCTCACTTTTACTCTAACCTCAGGGTCATCAGTATTTGTAACCAGGCATATCCAGTTTGTGGGTGCTATAATATTAAACATGTATCTCTAGATTCTCTTCAATAAAGTACtttcattttacttgtatttgtgaaattatagtttttcctttttctcatttatatatactccctttatgtttattttgttggatGTTATAATCAAACGccgactcaaaaaaaaaaaaaaaagtataaataaagagtaatgctaggttcacaatatttttaaagtaaatttaCGATGAATTTTATGTGATAGACTATTatttgtaagtaaaaaaaaaaaaagtgatatcaataaTTGactcaaattaaaaccaaaaacaatatatcatccatgatttgttgtaaaaacaTTATAAACGCAACATTAGTCATAGTTcataaataaaccaaaactaAGCAGACTTGCCATGTTTTGATTCCATCACTAATTTATGAATGACTTTCTAATACTGCCCgttattagaagaaaaaataaacctataattattaatttgttactttcaaTTCATAGTtgtaactaataaaaaaattgggaaaaaaaactaTGATCACATTTTCTGAGTACATCATCAATATAGAAGAGGCAGTTCAAGACTCTTTAACCATATTTTATAAGATTAGAAAGAAAGGCatctaaaaaatcaataataaatattgtcCATATGGTATTCTTCTAGATGGAAATACAATATatcaattgtttgaaaaatgtgTTACTCTAAAAGAGTTACACTATGTGTAGcttgaatatataaatattcaaTTAAATCAATACCTTgagtattaaaattttgattttaaccCACTAAGTTTGAATCTGTTTTCAAAATGATCCTTCAATCCATATCCGTAACCAATCTAGCCATTACGCGAggggaaattttttctttttgcagaCTTCAATCATAAATTTTTAGCATGTCACTTCATTATTATTTGTAGTTAATCATGAGCATGTTAGAAATTACATTAGTGATATGGAATTAATAATATACACGTGATGCATTTCCAATTAAATCAAGGATAGTTTTGAGAAACAAGGAATAGAATAATTGAATCATTCTTTATAAATAGGGGCTTTGCTAATTGATCTTcatatttcacaaaaaaaatgaagaaagttaAAGGTATGATCAGAAACCTTATGTTCTCATATTTgtttttgctacaatgtttagACCTattattttaaggaaaatattaaGTTATTACCATTTTCTCTATAGTAAGCTTACAAAGTGAGATGACAATGAATGTACATAATGTTGCCAAGaaccttgtaactcaattgattGACACTTTTTAGTGTTTTCAAATGAGACATCAATGGTTCAAATCCTCTTCCTCTAACTATCGAATTATAGTGATCAATgtaattttatatcaataacataataaataggttgctaaattttatttttgttgtgtttaaaatctaaaatagcaatttgtaagttttagagaataaaatttgaagtagcttttttttttcttgatttcctGAATGGATGCATGGGAAAAAATCGAAAACAGGAGGTGGTGATACTCAAGCTACACAAGCGAGTGCCTCTAAATCAAAGAATGGAAATGCATCTCAACAAGCTCCTCAGACTAAAGAAGCacctcaacaacaacaaaaacaaatggaAATGGTGACACAAGTACCATCAAAGGCATCAAATTCTCAGCAAGAGCCAAAAGCAAATAAATTATGAGCCTTTTAATTACTACATTTATGAGCCTTATAGACATGAAAGTTaccaaataaatgaaaattgacatcttataatatatattctCATTAATCGGTTGGATCCAGGTTGATCATATCAGGTTTctcaaccaataaaaaaaaataaaaaaggtttatCATATCAGCCATCAAACCCTTTTGTGCACTCATCACGTGAAAATAGGGGGATATTCTTAATTTTGAGCCTTTGGCAGTTTGATTTGCAGATGGTCCTCAAATAAAATGACACCTTTTCTTCCACATAAATGGTGGAAGGTGATAAGATAACTGTTTGTATCTGTTTAGCATTAGCTTATTTAggtgtggggttttttttttggtgtgtgtgtgttgctgaAAATGAGTTAAAATTTACGTGAGctttgaaaatttgaagttgtaaaaagttgtatataaacaaaagaaaaatgttatatctacaatatttttacaacaaattttaaatgtcaGGTTgttatttgcatttatatttggacaaaaaagtaatttaagttgtgaattcaaattagaaccaataacaatttaccacctatgatttgttatgttagtattgtgaaaatgttttagACGTAACACATctctaaacaaaataaactaaaagtatgaaaaattttaaagttgCTACTAATTTTACGACCAAAAACTTATATgacaataaatattattattgtcaCTTCAACTCatactaatattaaaatttatagtatcatGATTCCATATTTCATGGCATCATTCTTAATCGTGTCCACCTAAATAATGACCATGCAGTCAACTGGatcatattaaaaaagaataaccAACATAATACACTTAATACATGTCATTAATTCATGACTATTCCGAACAGTCACTTGTCCAGATGACCCTACGACCATAATAACTAGTATAATAAATGTATTCCAATTATGGAATGAGACATATCATTCTTATCATAACTATCTACACCTAGACTCATTTACCTAAATGGATATATGCAGTTAACTAGACTAGAAAAGACAAATGTACCAATGGAATACATTTAATATGTCATTAATTCATGACAGTTCCGAATAGTCACTTATGCCGATGACCCTAAGACCGtaacaacaaatataataattgtATTCCAATTACAAAATGAGACATATCATCCTTGTTGTAACTATCTACGTCTAGACTCGCCCAACTAAATGGATGACTATGCAATCAGCTGAACTAGAAAATGAAAGCGTAACCAGCGGAATACATTTAATATGCCATTAATTCATGATTGTTTTGAACTATCATGTGTCCCAACATTCTCCTGGCCGTTACAATTAGTGTATTAATTGCATTCCATTTATGTAATGGGACCATTGTAAAGGCAACCGTCACTCAAGTTGCCCATATAAAGGCAACACCAGCCCATTAGCAAAGGGTTTGAGAATAGCTCCCACTCATTCtataatcttatatttctaCCCAAATTCTTAGATATCAAGTATCAATGACACTTAGGTCGGTACCATACCGGTTCCCTCCTCTATGATTTTCTTCTTGTAGATCTTTCAATGTTGTGTTTGGACACGAGGCTCACTGAAGATTTCTGCGCATCAACACTCATCATTATGCACAAGGCAATTCAAGAACAGTTGCAGTAACCACACCATGAATTCAAGAACAATTCATTATGCATTtcgttaatttttttacaaataattcAACCCTATTAAGTATGCATTCGTCGTCATGGCCATAACTTTGTTAGCTAGTAACGATCAAAATGTGGCTTGAACCTAAAATTTGAACATAAATACTCAAATTTAAAAGGGCAACCATACATTGGCTATCAAAGTACATGTCACACGTTCAAATCTTCTCACCCAGCCCAAGTGCCACCCCTTTGTTGCAGCCGGGCCACACCACAACTATTCATGTCCCGTTACTCCATTATTTAAAACTTGCATACAAAATTCTACAAAACATATCAACCATCAGCGTTTCAACGAAGTCCTTGCACTGACATGCTACTAACCAGGGAGATGAATATaaaatgcacatttttttttttatactatgaaTAAGATTCAATTATACTGTTCCtactttctaaaattattttttcactgCAGTGCCTTAAATTTGGAATTTCTCATTTAACCCACCAAGTTTTAATCTGTATTAAAAATAACCCTTTTATCAATATCTGTAACTAATCTAGCCATTACGCGAGGGGCAAAAAAGCCATTTTATTGGCACTTAGTGATATTAATGATTCATTAGGAAGATAGATAGGAATATAGGACcattttcaaagcaaaatcAAACTGCGTGGACCTACTAGTTAGTTGCATGTACGGAAAATCAACCACAGACCTGGGACCGGGAGTTAGTTACATGTTCGGAAAATCAACCACATATACCCGGATCCCAGATCTAAACCTCCTTGTTCAAGTTATGGATTGAGAGCTTGAAGACAAACCAGCACTGTTAGCATCAATAAACTGATTAAAGCATGACATACCAAGGTACTAGTATTAGTTTAAGTTTACAATTACAACAAAAAGGAAGGCTAACACATAAGGTCTTCATTCAGAAACAAGGTTTTGCAGCAAAAAGACTAACAAGCCAATATAACACAAGGGGTTTTCTGGAGTTCTATAATGCATTTGAATACTCACTGATCCAATTTCATACAAAAGACCAGTTCACAAACATAAAGCAGATGCAATGAGCATTCTCTTCTTCGTTCAGAACCTTCCAAGCCACTGCTCTCTCATATGAGACTGGTCGGCCCATGCTTGAGAGACAGATACCACCCTGGAGACAAGCAAAGCCCTACCAAAAcgatagaaataaataaaaacaatgttAAAAATCTATCAAAATCTAATCCTGATTGTTATATAACAATTTATTACCAGCCTTTACAAAATTCTTAAAGCCAAAGGCCAAACAAAAGCTATCCACCATCTAAGTAGTTTCTCAGGTAGAACTAAAAGGACCtgatattataaatattattgacCCAAATGGATCTATATACTACAACATGTACAAGAAACTATGGACTACATAAAAGCACCGTTCGTACTCTTATTAAATGGTATTGGCAAGGAGTTCTGTATTTTGGAATGACTTCAAAGAGGGCCTATACTAGCTCTACGTGAGCAAATTTACTTTCGGTTTCAATTACTAAGAACACGGAATTAAAAGATACTGATTTTGGAGAATTTTTGCCATACCTGCTGCATTATTTGTGGGAACTCTGAGCAGAGAGTTTTTCGGCCATGATCGTCAAATATCTTTTCCAGAGTTATGTCTTGCAGAGCAACCAAGGTGGTCTCTAGCATGTCAAGCCCTGCCTGGTTTGCAAATGTGAAAACTGGTAATGCCTGCATAAATTGAATGTCAGATTCACTTGCTTAGAGACAAAGGATTGAACTCTAGGCTCTATGGATTGAAAATCATttctaaatacaaaaattgtgaAGACAGCAATAtaaattgaacaaattttgaattgtgaATCATCATTCTATTTCAGATTCTAGGCATGGGAAATTGACATTTAATTTGGCATGGTGGTCAAGAAATGATCtctaaattgtttgatgcaCTTATCCAGGAAAAAAGCACAATAATACTTTGACAGATAAAGCTATTAGAAGAGGTACCTCAAAATTTGTCTCATAACTTAAATAATTCATGCCAATGCAAAGACTTTTTCTAGTATCTCACTTCTCAGTACTGGAGAGTTTTAAAAGTCAGAATTATCCATTGTAATATGGTGCCAGATTAATAGCATGATCCCCAGTTTGAGTAGTCATATTGTTTACTACTgggcatgtgtgtgtgtgtgtgtgtgtgtgagagagagagagagagagagagagagagagagagaaacaatttGGGAGAGGGTTTTTTAGCAAAGTAACTTTCATGCACACCTTCAAAGAGCAACACATTATTGCATCTGAGTGATGCCAGAGGGTTTTGAGGATGGATTCACTCCCTTCATTGCCAGATTTGAGTAGCTCTACACTCATGTAGCATCTGCATAATTAGAAAGAGTCAGCCAACTTATCTGACCatggaataaaatatatatatatataacagttTTTAAGTTCCCAAATAAAGCCACTTAGCCCAGAAGGGttaaaaaaatcccattaaatTCACCCCACTTCCTAACAACTTATTACATTCTGGTGTTGTATTAGTGAAAAATGCAAAAGATAAATTGACCCCGCGGGCCCTTTAGCATGCAAGAAACCATATCCAGTACCAATATTACTCGACTGACAACAATCTCTTTCTACAACTTCAAATTTAATTGCATAGGCAGCACCAATTATCTAACTACATACTTGTAAGTGTCAGTCAAGTACATCTGGTAAAACACATCAATGTCCTGCTTCATCAATGCCTGTCACTCACTAACAGTAAGACAGAATCTCGTACTACCATTTTGCTATTGATTTCCAAAATGAAATAAGAACATCATCCTTTAGGGTGTTCTCAAGGGAGGAAAACAAATTGATGATATTCAACATATTAACATTTCACAAGAAGCAAAGCATGGAAGGTAACACCCTGCAATCCACCAACCTCCTGGCAGAGGGATGCTCTGATTATGTTCATGAataaaggttaaaaaataataactgaCACACCTGTAACTCTGGCAGATCCAACGAGCAAGTGTCTGAGCTTCAGGAGTACCCAGTGGTGTCCGAAGACCAGCATGTGAACTTAAATGAGAAGGAGATAGTGCTAATGCCACCCTCTGAACTGATGATATAATACTTCGGACATATTGCCGAGCCATGGATGCTACATGTTCTTGCATGTGGCTCTCAAAAGCAAACTCAAATGCTATTGTCATCACGGATCTCACACAACCAGAATTAGCAGAATAATCATTAGACGCTTTATTACCAGCTGGCCCAATCTCAAGAGCAGACGCAAGGTCCAGTGTGCGGTTTGGACTAGAGGCTTCCTGCAACATTTTAGACTGCATTAACTAAGAATTCCAAGGATGAGGTATTCAAGAAACAACAGTACTTGGCATATGCAATCTAGAAGCTAACCTTCCCAGAGTCGAGAGGAATTATGCGAAAACCAGAAGGAAGAAGAGGTGCATCATCAGCAAAAGAAGCATCAATTGGAGCAAAGATAAGTTCCGCACAAGTTCCGACAGCATTCTCATCCATTCCACTACAGAGCTAAAGAGACAGCACAAGCAAGCAAAGTAAGAAAGATGCCCAGAACAAAAGCAGTTAAAGAATCAACCAAATCCATTGGCAGAAACAACAAGAAATTGGTCTACTAATACTAGAGCTGTAAGATGTTTATTTCCATTTTCACTTCTTGGCTTATTTATGCAAATTGCCTTTCCTTGTGCATATAGGAACCACTGGTTTTATAATAACCACAGGTTTTTACATCCATATTCTTCAATTAACATCTTACAGCTATTGAAGATAACAAATAACCACATTTCAAGTGGAATACCAAGAAAATTTGAATAGAAATCTAGGAGAAAAACCAGGGACCCAAATATATTATTCTCTTTCATTCAACCAAAGTCAGTTGCATTATCCATTCCTTCATGACAAACTTAGATCCTTTTATATTTCCAGCTTCAGCTCTATTGTCCACAACAAACCATTCAATTACCAACGACAATCCAAACACTtagaaatttcataaaataaaacatacagCAGACCAAATTGAGCAAAAATTCTGGACAACCTATGATGGTACAATCCAATTGGACTAAATATTAGAGCTCATCTTGGATGGCAGCTAGGCCCCCCAGCTGGATCTAGGGATAATAAGG contains:
- the LOC126725379 gene encoding uncharacterized protein LOC126725379, which gives rise to MAPHGKAIASSYSRSNNFSKPPRLSSDSLKRTVSDISFELSKEGIDLTALPPISEVENAKCECCGMCEECTPEYIERVRNKFSGKWICGLCTEAVKEEMEKNGGKSEEALSAHMSACVRFNKFGRAYPVLFQAEAMRAMLKKSKLEGRGVRAKSISPRDKGGQKKGGIARSSSCIPAITREISDLTMAN